The Anaeromyxobacter sp. Fw109-5 genomic interval GCTCGCCCTCAACGCGGCGCTCGAGGGAGCCAAGGCCGGCGAGGCGGGGCGCGGGTTCTCGATCGTCGCCGCCGAGATGCGCCGGCTCGCCGAGAACGTCCTCGAGTCGACGAAGGAGATCAAGAACCTCATCACCGAGATCCGCGAGGCGACGCACGCCGCCAAGGAGGCGTCCGACGGGAACAAGCGCGAGGCCTCCGAGGGCGAGAAGCTGGGCGGCAACGCGATGTCGAGCGTGTCCGGGATCCTCTCCGGCATCCAGGAGACGAGCGACGCGGCCCGCGTGATCCACCTCGCCACCCAGCAGCAGCGCACCGCCACCGAGCAGGTGGTGCAGTCGATGTCGGAGATCGAGGAGGTCACCCGGCAGGCGCAGGCGGGATCGAAGCAGGCGACCGGGGCGGCCTCGGAGCTGACGAAGCTCGCCGAGCGGCTCGCCGAGCTGGTGAAGCGCTTCAAGGTGGAGTAGCCCGGCCGACCCGGAAAGGCACGCCGCGAGCCGCGCATGGGCGTCTCCGAAGAGATCCGCAAGAAGCTCCTCCCCCGGTTCCGCGAGACCACCGCGGACCGGGTGGAGAAGATCTCGAGCGCGCTGCTCGAGCTCGAGCGCGGCGCCGGCTCCCCCGAGGCGCTCGACGAGCTCGCGCGCGAGCTGCACACGCTGAAGGGCGAGGCCCGCATGATGGGCTTCGTCGGGATCTCCAGCGTGGTGCACGCGGCGGAGGACCTGCTCAAGGCGCTGCCGCAGGCGAGCCCCGGCGAGCGGCTGGACGCGCTGCTCAAGGCGTGCGGCGCGCTCGTCCCCATGCTCGACGCCCCGGTGGACGGCGGCGACGCCGCGGGCAGGCTCACGGAGTCGCTGCGCGCATTGATCGCGACACCGGCCGGATCACCCGAGGCCAGTCACCCTGAGCGTGGCGACGCGGCGACAGCCGCGGAGCGAAGTCGAAAGGCCTCGACCCCGACCCCGACCCCGACCGCGACCTCGACCTCGACCGCGACCGCGCCGTCACCCCCGTCCCCCTCGCCGCAGGCCCCCCGCCCCGACTCCCGCATGGAGCTGCGCGGCGAGAAGCCCGCCGCCTCCATCCGCGTGGACGTGGACCGGCTCGACGAGATCGCCGCGCTCGCCGGGGACGTGCTGGTGGAGGGCGAGCGGGCCATCCGGCGCTCGCGGGACCTGAACGCGCTCTTCGCGCGCTGGGGCCGGCTCTCCGACCGCGTGATCGCGCTCGCGGAGCGGCTGCGCGACGCGCGCACCGCCCGGCTCGTCGAGCAGATCGAGGGGGACGTCCACCTCCTCCGCTCCGACACCTTCCGCTTCTCGCGCGCGCAGAGCGAGGCGGCGTCCTCGTCGCAGGCCCAGTTCGGGCGCCTCGCCGAGCGGATCGGGGAGGCGCGGCTCATCCCGCTCTCGGGCGTGCTCGCCGCGTTCCCCCTCGCGGTCCGCGACATGGCGCGCGAGCAGGGGAAGGAGGTCGAGTGCGTGGTGCGCGGCGGAGAGACGGGGGTCGACAAGGCCATCCTGCTCTCCCTCAACGACCCGCTCGTGCACCTCGTCCGCAACTCGGTCGACCACGGCCTGGAGGCGCCCGGCGAGCGCGCGCAGGCGGGCAAGCCGCGCGCCGGGAGGATCGTGATCTCCGCGCGCGTGGACGGCGACCTGCTCGCGGTCACCGTCGAGGACGACGGCCGCGGCATCGAGGCCCCGAAGGTCCGCGCCGCCGCCCTGCGCAAGGGGATCATCGGCGAGCAGCAGGCGGCGAGCCTGTCGGCGCGGTCGGCGCTCGACCTCATCTTCATGCCCGGGTTCTCGACGCGCGAGCAGGCGGGCGAGACGAGCGGGCGCGGCGTCGGCCTGGACGTGGTGCGCAAGCGCGTCACGGCGCTGGGCGGCTCCGTCACGGTCGACTCCGAGCCGGGCAAGGGCACGCGCTTCACGCTGCGCATGCCGCAGTCGCTCTCGCTCATGAAGGTCCTCCTCGTCCGCATCGACGAGGACGTCTACGGCATCCCGGCGGTGGACGTGGACAGCGTGGGCCGCCTCGATCCCAAGGACGCCACGGAGGTCGCCGGCATCCGCGCCGTGCGCTACCGCGGACGGCTCCTGCCCGTCGTGGCGCTCGGCCCGCTGCTCTCGCTCAACGGCGGTCCGCGCTCGAAGCGGCCGCTCGTCGCCTACGTCATCCACGGAAACGAGGGCGCGGCCGTCGTCGTGGACGGCCTGCACGGCGAGCGCGAGGTCGCGGTGAAGGCGCCCGGCGCCTTCCTAAAGGGGATGCGCTTCGTCACGGGGGCGGCGGCGCTCGAGGACGGCCGGGTGGCGCTGCTCCTCTCCACCCCGGACATCGTCGCCGCGGCGCGGCGGCTCGCGTCCCCGGCGATGTCGCGCGGGCGCGACCGGCGCAGGCTGCGCGTGCTCCTCGTCGACGACAGCGCCATCGCGCGCGAGGCCGAGGCCGCGCTGCTCCGCTCGCTCGGCCACGAGGTCGAGGAGGCCGTGGACGGCGAGGACGGCTGGCGGAAGCTGCAGGCCGGCAGCTACCAGCTCCTCGTCACCGACGTGCAGATGCCGGTGCTCGACGGGATCGACCTCACCCGCCGCGTCAAGGCGACGCCGCGCTTCCTGAAGCTCCCGATCGTGATCATGTCCTCGCTCTCCGCGCCCGAGGAGCGGCGCCGGGGCGTCGACGCGGGCGCGGACGCGTACATCGTCAAGGGGGAGCTCGAGGCGGAGAGCCTCGCCGCCACCCTCGAGCGGCTGTGCGGGGTCGGCGCGTGATCCACGCACAGCCCCGGCGGATCCGCGTCCTGGTCGCGGACGACTCCGCCCTGTTCCGCGAGCTCCTCGCAGGGGTCGTCGCGGACGCGCCGGGCTTCGAGGTGGTCGCCGTCGCGGCCGACGGGCACGAAGCCGCGGCGCTGGCGCGCCAGCACCGGCCCGACGTCATCACCATGGACCTCAACATGCCCGAGGCCGACGGCTACGCGGGCATCGCGCGGATCATGGCGGACACGCCGACCCCCATCCTCGTCCTCACGGCGAGCCCCTCCGAGGCGGCGGGGTTCCGCGCGCTCTCGCTCGGCGCGCTCGACATCCTGGAGAAGCCGCAGGCGACGGCCGATCTCGACGTGTACGGACGGCAGCTCCGCTCGAGGCTCAAGCTCCTCGCCGGCGTGAAGGTGATCCGCCACCCGCGCGGCCTGCGCGTGGAGGGCACGCCGCCGCCGCGGCGCGCCGCGCGCGCGGATCTGGTGGTCGTCGGGGCCTCGCTGGGCGGCCCGCGCGCGCTCGTGTCGCTCCTGCGCGGGCTCGCCCCGGCCTTCCCGGCGCCCATCGCGGTGGTGCAGCACATCGCCGACGGGTTCACCGAGGGGCTCGCGGCGTGGCTGTCCGCCGAGACCCGCCTGGACGTCCGGGAGGCGCGCGACAGGGAGCCGCTCGCCCCCGGGCGGATCCTCGTCGCGCCGTCCGGGCGCCACCTCGTGGTGACCGACGGCGTGGCCCGGCTCTCAGACGCCGAGCCCGTCGAGACCTTCAAGCCCTCGGTGACGCCGCTCTTCCTCTCCGCGGCCCGGCACTACGGCGCGCGCGCCTGCGGCGTCATCCTCACCGGGATGGGGCGCGACGGCGCCGAGGGGCTGCGAGCCATCCGCGCCGCCGGCGGCCCGACCATCGCCCAGGACGAGGCGACGAGCGCCGTCTTCGGCATGCCGCGCGCGGCCATCGAGCTGGACGCGGTGGATCGCGTGCTGCCGCTCGAGGAGATCCCCCGCGCGCTCGTGGAGCTGACGCGGTGAGGCCGATCACGCCCGACGACCTGTCCCAGCTCGCCGCGCTCCTCAAGGAGCGGGTCGGGCTGCACGTGCGGCAGGACGGCCACTCCGCGCTGCGGCTCGCGGTGGGCGCGCGGCTCGACGAGCTCGGCGGGGCGGTGCCGGACGCGCGCGCGTACCTCGCGCTGCTGCGCTCGCCGGCGGAGGGCGACGAGGAGCTGAGGCGGCTGCTCCCGCTCGTGACGGTGGGGAAGACGAGCTTCTTCCGAGACGAGCGGCAGTTCCGCGCCCTCGAGGCGCTGCTCCCGGAGCTCGTCGCGCGCGCCAGCGGCGGCGGCCGGCGGGTGTCGATCTGGTCCGCGGGCTGCGCGACGGGCGAGGAGCCGTACTCCATCGCCATGACCGCGGAGTCCCTCGGCGCGGCGCCGGAGCACCTCGAGCTGCTCGCCACGGACGTGAACCCGGAGGCGGTCGCGCACGCGGCGCGCGGTGCGTACGACGCGCGGCGGGCGCGGGAGATCCCGGCGCCGCTGCGCGAGCGCCACTTCGACCGCGACCCGCACGACCGCTACCACGTCCGCGCGAGCCTCCGCCGCATGATCGCGGCGATCCGCCCGCACAACCTGGTCTCGGGCGTGATGCCCCGCCCCGAGGGCGGCTGGGACGTCATCTTCTGCCGCAACGTCATCATCTACTTCGACACCCCCACCACCCAGCGCGTGCTCACCCAGTTCCACCACGCGCTCGCGCCGGGCGGCTACCTGTTCCTCGGCTACTCCGAGTCGCTGTTCCGGATCTTCGACGGCTTCGAGCTCACCGAGGTCGCCGGCGCGTTCCTGTACCGGCGGCCGGAGACCGTGCGCACGCCGCTCCCGGCCCCGCGCCCGATCCGCCCGGTGGTGCCGGTCCCCTCGGCGCCGCCGACCGTGCGGCACGTGCCCGTGGCGCCCGCGGCGCCGCCGCGGCTCCCCACCCCCGCGCCCATCCCCGCGGCCCAGCCGCCGCTCGCGCCCCAGGAGTACCTCGACGCCGCGGTGGCGCTCTTCGCGGAGGGGCGGTTCGGCGCCGCGCGCGAGCTGCTCGAGCGGCTCCTCGAGAAGGGCGGCGAGGACCTCGCCGTGCGGCTCACCCTCGCGAACCTGTACGGGATCCTCCGGCAGACCGACCGCGCCCGGGAGTGCTACGTGGCGGCGCTGCAGCTCGAGCCGCTGAGCGCCGAGGCGCACCTGTTCTTCGGGATCCACCTGCTGGCCGAGGGCGACACGGAGCCCGCCGCGCTCGAGCTCTCCCGCGCGCTCTTCCTCGACCCGGACCTCGCCCTCGCCCACTACTGGCTCGGGCGCTGCCGCGAGGCGCAGCGCGATCCGGAGCGGGCGCGGCTCGCGTACCGCAACGCGCTCACCGCGCACGCGCGGTGGCCGGAGGGGAAGCGGCAGGCGTTCCTGGGCTACTATCCCGACGTCCCCGAGGACGGCGCCGCGTTCGTGCGCGCCGCGCAGTACGCGCTCGCCGCGCTGTGAGGAGATCGATGGCCGAGAAGAAGCGCATCCTGCTCCTCGACGACTCGACGATCACGCTCGAGATGGAGAAGGCCGTCCTCGAGGACCGGGGCTACAAGGTGGCCATCGCCTCCAACCTCCTGGAGTTCCAGGCCCAGCTCGAGGGGTTCCAGCCGGAGATCATCCTGACGGACCTCATGATGCCGGACATCTCGGGCAAGGACATCGTCCGGGTCCTGAAGCAGGACTTCCACACGGAGAAGATCCCCATCATCCTGTTCAGCTCGAAGCCCGACGACGAGCTGGAGGAGATCTCCGAGCAGGCCGGCGCGGACGGGTTCCTCTCGAAGTCGCACGGCATCGACCGGCTCGGCGACATGGTCGACGAGATGGTGGACTCCATCCTGTGGTGAGGGCGGGCGAGCCGGCCCCCGGGCGCTGGCCCCCCCCGTTCGCTTGAAGACGCCGGGGAGCGCGTGCTACCTCCGGTGAGATCCCCGCCCGCTGGGCGCGGGGCCGCCGAGGGAGCGTCCTGCATGTCCGGCCACAACCGATGGTCCAAGATCAAGCGCAAGAAGGAGGCGCAGGGCGCGGCCAAGGGCAAGCTCTTCTCCAAGGTCATCAAGGAGATCACCGTCGCCGCGCGCATGGGGGGAGGCGACCCCGCCGGCAATCCGCGCCTCCGCGCCGCCATCGACGCGGCGAAGGAGGCGAACATGCCGCAGGACAACATCACCCGCGCCGTGAAGAAGGGAACGGGCGAGCTCGAGGGCGTCTCCTACGAGGAGGTGGTCTACGAGGGGTACGGTCCGGCGGGCGTGGCGATGATGGTCGAGTGCCTCACGGACAACCGGAACCGCACCGCCGGCGACGTGCGCTCCTC includes:
- the cheB gene encoding chemotaxis-specific protein-glutamate methyltransferase CheB, with translation MIHAQPRRIRVLVADDSALFRELLAGVVADAPGFEVVAVAADGHEAAALARQHRPDVITMDLNMPEADGYAGIARIMADTPTPILVLTASPSEAAGFRALSLGALDILEKPQATADLDVYGRQLRSRLKLLAGVKVIRHPRGLRVEGTPPPRRAARADLVVVGASLGGPRALVSLLRGLAPAFPAPIAVVQHIADGFTEGLAAWLSAETRLDVREARDREPLAPGRILVAPSGRHLVVTDGVARLSDAEPVETFKPSVTPLFLSAARHYGARACGVILTGMGRDGAEGLRAIRAAGGPTIAQDEATSAVFGMPRAAIELDAVDRVLPLEEIPRALVELTR
- a CDS encoding PleD family two-component system response regulator — its product is MAEKKRILLLDDSTITLEMEKAVLEDRGYKVAIASNLLEFQAQLEGFQPEIILTDLMMPDISGKDIVRVLKQDFHTEKIPIILFSSKPDDELEEISEQAGADGFLSKSHGIDRLGDMVDEMVDSILW
- a CDS encoding CheR family methyltransferase yields the protein MRPITPDDLSQLAALLKERVGLHVRQDGHSALRLAVGARLDELGGAVPDARAYLALLRSPAEGDEELRRLLPLVTVGKTSFFRDERQFRALEALLPELVARASGGGRRVSIWSAGCATGEEPYSIAMTAESLGAAPEHLELLATDVNPEAVAHAARGAYDARRAREIPAPLRERHFDRDPHDRYHVRASLRRMIAAIRPHNLVSGVMPRPEGGWDVIFCRNVIIYFDTPTTQRVLTQFHHALAPGGYLFLGYSESLFRIFDGFELTEVAGAFLYRRPETVRTPLPAPRPIRPVVPVPSAPPTVRHVPVAPAAPPRLPTPAPIPAAQPPLAPQEYLDAAVALFAEGRFGAARELLERLLEKGGEDLAVRLTLANLYGILRQTDRARECYVAALQLEPLSAEAHLFFGIHLLAEGDTEPAALELSRALFLDPDLALAHYWLGRCREAQRDPERARLAYRNALTAHARWPEGKRQAFLGYYPDVPEDGAAFVRAAQYALAAL
- a CDS encoding hybrid sensor histidine kinase/response regulator, encoding MGVSEEIRKKLLPRFRETTADRVEKISSALLELERGAGSPEALDELARELHTLKGEARMMGFVGISSVVHAAEDLLKALPQASPGERLDALLKACGALVPMLDAPVDGGDAAGRLTESLRALIATPAGSPEASHPERGDAATAAERSRKASTPTPTPTATSTSTATAPSPPSPSPQAPRPDSRMELRGEKPAASIRVDVDRLDEIAALAGDVLVEGERAIRRSRDLNALFARWGRLSDRVIALAERLRDARTARLVEQIEGDVHLLRSDTFRFSRAQSEAASSSQAQFGRLAERIGEARLIPLSGVLAAFPLAVRDMAREQGKEVECVVRGGETGVDKAILLSLNDPLVHLVRNSVDHGLEAPGERAQAGKPRAGRIVISARVDGDLLAVTVEDDGRGIEAPKVRAAALRKGIIGEQQAASLSARSALDLIFMPGFSTREQAGETSGRGVGLDVVRKRVTALGGSVTVDSEPGKGTRFTLRMPQSLSLMKVLLVRIDEDVYGIPAVDVDSVGRLDPKDATEVAGIRAVRYRGRLLPVVALGPLLSLNGGPRSKRPLVAYVIHGNEGAAVVVDGLHGEREVAVKAPGAFLKGMRFVTGAAALEDGRVALLLSTPDIVAAARRLASPAMSRGRDRRRLRVLLVDDSAIAREAEAALLRSLGHEVEEAVDGEDGWRKLQAGSYQLLVTDVQMPVLDGIDLTRRVKATPRFLKLPIVIMSSLSAPEERRRGVDAGADAYIVKGELEAESLAATLERLCGVGA